Below is a window of Planctomycetes bacterium MalM25 DNA.
ACGAACTGAAATCCCAAGCGCTATCGGTCGTCGACTCCATCACGGACGAGAACGACCGACAGGCGGTGATCAACGCGATCGACGGCTTGCTGTTCGACCTGACCCGCGCCGGCAACTCGACCTTCGCCTCGAACTACCTGCTCGGCGGCGCCGAGCGGGCGAGCGAGGCTTACCAAGGGGTCCAGACCTACGTCGAGTACTTGGGCGACGAGTCCAGCCCCCAGACGTTTGTTGATATCGGTCAGCTCTTCGACACGGGCGTGGCGGGCGACGAGGTGCTGGGAGGCCTCTCCGAGTCGATTCGGGGCGTTTCGGACCTGAACGTACAGCTCACTCCCGAGACGCGGCTCAGCGATCTGAACGACGGTGTGGGCGTCACGCCCAACGGGTCGATCGAGATCACCTACACGCCGACCACGCCAACGGAGCCGACGACGAGCTCTATAGTCGACCTGTCGAACGCCAAGACAATCGACGACGTGGCCCGACTCATCGAGACCAGCGCTCCCGAAGGCTCGGTCGTCACGGTCTCGATCGAGAACAACGCGCTGCGTCTCGACACGTTCGATGGCGGCTTGCAGATCGAAGAGGTTGCGGGCGGCGTGGCGGCGAGCGAGTTGGGAGTCCTCTACGACGGCGCTCCGGCGACCTCGGTCAACGGAACGGACCTCGACCCGATCCTCCGCCAAACGACCCGCCTCGACGACTTGGCGGGGGCGAAGGCGCGCGGCCGCCTCGAGCTGCCCGGCGCGAACAACGACCTGGTGCTCACGGCGAACGCCAACGGGGCTTCGCTCAACAGCGTGAACGTCGAGTTCGTCGACGGCGCCACGGCCGGCTCGGAGAGTGCGACGTACGTTAGCGGAACGAACACGCTGACGGTCACGATCGCCGCGAGCGAGTCCAACACAAACCAGATCGCCGCGGCGATCACGGCCGAAGGGACCTTCACGGCGGAGCCCGACTACTTCGACCAGACCGCTTTCGCGGCCCGCGGGACCGGAGATGTTAGCGCCGCCGTTTACGCAGCGGCGACCGCGGGAGGTGTTGATGGTCCGGGCGGGGCGGCGAACGGTGACATCGACCTGGCGTCCGGCTTGCAGGTCACGAACGGCGCCGAGACTTACGTCATCGACACGTCCCGTGCGGAGACGCTCGAGGACCTGATGAGCCTGCTCAACGATCCCAACTACGGGATGGTCGCGCGGATCAACGACACGGGCGACGGCATCGACGTCCGCACCCGCCGCAGCGGCGCCGACTTTTCCATCGGCGAGAACGGGGGGACGACGGCCACGGACCTCGGCATCCGCTCGTACACGGAAGAGTCGCGGCTCGTCGATTTCAACCGCGGCGTCGGGGTGGTTGAGCAGTTCCCGACCGATACCGAGACGCGTGCTCAGAATGAGTTGATTATCTCGGGTCAGGACGGCGGGACGACATTCTCTTACAGCATCGATCCGGTCGAGCTCTCGACCGTGGAGGACCTGTTCGATCGCATCGCGACGGACACGGGCGGCGCGTTCACGGCAGACCTAGCGACGACCGGCAACGGGATCGTGCTCACCCGCAACGATGTGGTCGATCCCGCGGTGACGGCGACCGGCACGGTCGGCCTCGGCGGCGACACGCTCACCTTCACGGCGAACACGCCCGGCGCGGCGGGGAACAACCCGGACTTCACGATCGAGGTCGTCGATAACGCCTCGGGTGGCCTGAGCACCACGGTCAACGGCGACGTGATCACGGTCGATCTGGGCGGCTCCGCGACCGAGACGAGCGCAACGGTCGCCGCCAGTATCACAACCGCTTTGCCCGGCTACACGGTGACCGAGGGGCTCGCCGCCCCGGTGACCGTCCCTGAGGGGCCCAACCCGTTTGCGGTGGCCGGCGGTTTCGACGCGGATACTTTCACGGTAACCGGCGACATGGCCGAGCGGCTCGGCTTCCTCCCGGAGGGGGAGTCCTCGGTCACCTCGACCGGCGCCTCGGTCACCTCAGCCGATCGCAACCCGCACGAGGTCGACAGCGTCTACACGACGCTCATCCGCATGCGCGAGGCGCTCGAGATCGGCGATTCGGAGGCGCTCGGCCGTGAGATCAACCGCCTGGAGGAAGACATCGACCGCGTCACGGCGGGGCGTGCGGAGGTCGGCGTGCGGCTGCGGAACCTCGAATCGATTGAGCAGCGGCTGACGGACGAGGAGGTGACGCTCCGCGAGGCGCTCTCCGACGAGATCGACGCCGACCTCGTCGAAGTGATCTCCGACTTCACCGCGAAGCAGGCTTCTCTGCAAGCGTCGTTGCAGACGTCGGGCGCTCTGCTGGGCCTGTCGATCCTCGACTTCATCTGACGGATCGGCTGTCGGATTGCGGTTCGATGTGGATTGGCTAATCCCGCAACGCGGAGTCAGCCGATGCGTCCTAAACAGGACCATGCCGGCGCGATCTGCGCCGGCGACGTGCGCCAGGAGGGCGACGATGCAGATCAACACGACGCGATTCGGGGCGGTCGAGATCCGTCCCACCGACGTGCTCGAGTTCCCACTCGGGCTGATTGGCCTAGAGCCATGGCGGGAGTGGGTGGTGCTGGCCGACGGCCAGAACACCGGTCTCGGCTGGCTGCAATCGACCGAACGCGCCGAGCTGGCGTTGGCGGTCGTGAGCCCCCGCCGCTTTGTGCCCGACTACAAGGTGCGGCTCTCGTCGCGCGATCTGTCGCCGCTCGAGGCGCCCGAGGGCGTCGCGCCGCAGGTGGTGGTCGCGGTCAGCTGCCACGGCGGCGAGGCCCTGTCGGTCAACCTGAAGGCGCCGATCCTGGTCTGTCTCGAGTCACGCCGCGGCCGACAGGTCGTCGCCAAAGACGACCACCCGGTGCAGCATTGGCTCGGCGGTCAGCAGGCGCTGCGTCGCTCCGCCTGACGGGGGTGCAGGTTGTGGCGGTCGCAACGACCGACGCCCCCCCATCGCCAGCGGGGCGAACGAAATAACCGGAGCCTTACCGCCGCCAGTCGAGATTCTGCTAGCTCGCTACCGATAGCATACCCATGCCGGGGATTCGTCCGCGGCGCCGTCCTTTCACCACGCACCACCGCGCTCGCCTAGCCGAGGGAACCCCCGCATGTTGGTCCTATCACGCCAACGAGACGAGAGCATCATCATCGGCGACAACGTGGTGATCACGGTTGTCGATGTGCGGGGCGACAAGGTCCGGCTGGGCATCGACGCCCCCACCGAGATCCCGGTCCACCGCCGCGAGGTGTACGAGGCGATCCAGCGCGAGAACAACCGCGCGAGCCAGATCAACGCCGACCAGGCCCGCCAGGTGGGCGGCGATTCGGCTTCTTGAGATCGCTTAGCGATCCAATTCCTCTCTCGGCCGCATCTCGGCGGCCACCCGTGCGGCGTTCTCTTGAGCCGCGCGTTGGATCCGGGCCCGATGCTTCGGCCCGAGGCGTCGTTCGTTTCGCAGAACGCCCCTTAGGTTTGACGAAACCGACCCCGTTGCAACGCCTGTAACGGTCGTGCGGACGGGTTGCGGCTAGGCACTCTAGGAAAGCGCGGGTAAGTCTCAGGCGCGCACCGCTAGCAGACGATACGTTCGCGTAGGCCCGGGTTCTCAACGTGAGAGCTCGGGGCCATGGAACCAACTCAATGGATCGCTCGCCAGGCTTGTGAGTGTGTGAGGCGCGTGGACGCACGCCCCGGATGCACGATCGGCCGTCCGAGAGACCGCACCAAGGAAGACAACACCGCGACGGCGATCGGAACTCGGGGTTCCGTCCACCTCGCCACGTCACCGAGCCGCACTCTCCGCGTGGGGTGTGCGGATTGGCGACGAACGAACCGCTTACCTTAGAAGGGGCCCTCTAACCGAGGGAGAGTTCGATGACACGCATTAACACGAACGTCAGCTCGCTGGTCGGCAGGAACAACCTGCAATCAGCGAACGCCGACCTCTCGCAGAGCCTGACGCGGCTCTCGACCGGTCTGCGGATCAACACCGGTAAGGACGACCCGGCCGGTTTGATCGCGAGTGAGAACCTGCGGAGCGACATCACGTCGATCAAGCGGGCGATCAGTAACACCGACCGGGCCAACCAGGTCATCGCGACCGCCGACTCGGCCCTCGGCCAGGTCAGCTCGCTGCTGAACGACATCCGCGGCCTGGTCACGGAGTCGGCCAACTCGGGCGCCCTGTCGGACGAGCAGATCTCCGCCAACCAGCTGCAGGTCGATTCGTCGCTCGAGGCCCTCAACCGGATCGCCCAGACGACCGAGTTCCAGGGTCGCCGCCTGCTGAACGGCAGCCTCGACTTCACGGTCTCCGGCGGCGCCAACTTCTCGAACATCTCCGATCTGTCGATCGACCAAGCCAACCTCGGCGCCACGGGTGAAGTGGCCGTCGAAGTCGATGTCCAGACGGCCGCCACGCAGGCCTCGGTTGAAGTGACCGGCATCGATCTGGATTCCGCCGCCGCCCAGGGCGTTTCGACCGTCGGCCTCACCGCCGTGGTCGATGGCGCCAACGGCACCATCGAGATCGGTGGCGACACGCTCACACTGGAAACCGTCGACCGCACCGGCGCCACGCTGGACGGCACGTACACCATCAACATCACCGACAGCGGCTCGGGCGGTTTGGCGGTGACGGGCTCCGGCACCGACATCGACGTCGACCTCGGTGGAGCCACCTCGACATTCGCCCAGCTCGCCACGGCGATCCAGGGCGACTCTCGCTTCTCCGCCGTTTCGGCCGCTACCGGAACCGGTAACGTAGCGATCGGCGATGACGGCGCTACGGGTGATCTCGTTGGTTCGCAGGTTGCGAGCACCGACACGATCACGCTGACCACCGTTGGTGACACCAACGACTACAACGCGACGACGCTCGACATCGTCTACGACGAAACGATCTCGGCGAACTCGTCTGAGGCCGCCTACGATGCCGACAGTGATACCATCACGGTCAGCGTCAACGGCGACCAGACGTACGCTCAGATTGCCACAACGATCTCGACCGACCTGAGCGACACGTTCACGGCGGCCGCCACGACGGGCACCGGCACCGTCAACGGCTCCTCGCAAGCCGCGGCGGCTTCCAACTTGGTCGCTGCGGCTCCG
It encodes the following:
- a CDS encoding flagellar hook-associated protein FlgL — translated: MATIQPIATSRVTDAMTRGRLTAQIQNDQRELFRLQNQLSTGFRIFLPSDDASAAQRAMALQRTLERKEQAFTNINGAVASLATTESALSGVGTSLNELKSQALSVVDSITDENDRQAVINAIDGLLFDLTRAGNSTFASNYLLGGAERASEAYQGVQTYVEYLGDESSPQTFVDIGQLFDTGVAGDEVLGGLSESIRGVSDLNVQLTPETRLSDLNDGVGVTPNGSIEITYTPTTPTEPTTSSIVDLSNAKTIDDVARLIETSAPEGSVVTVSIENNALRLDTFDGGLQIEEVAGGVAASELGVLYDGAPATSVNGTDLDPILRQTTRLDDLAGAKARGRLELPGANNDLVLTANANGASLNSVNVEFVDGATAGSESATYVSGTNTLTVTIAASESNTNQIAAAITAEGTFTAEPDYFDQTAFAARGTGDVSAAVYAAATAGGVDGPGGAANGDIDLASGLQVTNGAETYVIDTSRAETLEDLMSLLNDPNYGMVARINDTGDGIDVRTRRSGADFSIGENGGTTATDLGIRSYTEESRLVDFNRGVGVVEQFPTDTETRAQNELIISGQDGGTTFSYSIDPVELSTVEDLFDRIATDTGGAFTADLATTGNGIVLTRNDVVDPAVTATGTVGLGGDTLTFTANTPGAAGNNPDFTIEVVDNASGGLSTTVNGDVITVDLGGSATETSATVAASITTALPGYTVTEGLAAPVTVPEGPNPFAVAGGFDADTFTVTGDMAERLGFLPEGESSVTSTGASVTSADRNPHEVDSVYTTLIRMREALEIGDSEALGREINRLEEDIDRVTAGRAEVGVRLRNLESIEQRLTDEEVTLREALSDEIDADLVEVISDFTAKQASLQASLQTSGALLGLSILDFI
- the fliW gene encoding Flagellar assembly factor FliW; this translates as MQINTTRFGAVEIRPTDVLEFPLGLIGLEPWREWVVLADGQNTGLGWLQSTERAELALAVVSPRRFVPDYKVRLSSRDLSPLEAPEGVAPQVVVAVSCHGGEALSVNLKAPILVCLESRRGRQVVAKDDHPVQHWLGGQQALRRSA
- a CDS encoding hypothetical protein (Carbon storage regulator homolog) encodes the protein MLVLSRQRDESIIIGDNVVITVVDVRGDKVRLGIDAPTEIPVHRREVYEAIQRENNRASQINADQARQVGGDSAS
- the fliC gene encoding B-type flagellin is translated as MTRINTNVSSLVGRNNLQSANADLSQSLTRLSTGLRINTGKDDPAGLIASENLRSDITSIKRAISNTDRANQVIATADSALGQVSSLLNDIRGLVTESANSGALSDEQISANQLQVDSSLEALNRIAQTTEFQGRRLLNGSLDFTVSGGANFSNISDLSIDQANLGATGEVAVEVDVQTAATQASVEVTGIDLDSAAAQGVSTVGLTAVVDGANGTIEIGGDTLTLETVDRTGATLDGTYTINITDSGSGGLAVTGSGTDIDVDLGGATSTFAQLATAIQGDSRFSAVSAATGTGNVAIGDDGATGDLVGSQVASTDTITLTTVGDTNDYNATTLDIVYDETISANSSEAAYDADSDTITVSVNGDQTYAQIATTISTDLSDTFTAAATTGTGTVNGSSQAAAASNLVAAAPSFVTPGNPGGLSEDIVFELAGATGAEVFSFQAGTSLEDVISSINLFTDSTGVEAAEFTTGDTTLTLQSADYGSNAFVDVNVVTEGQGTSANGDFTTAIGSGARDIGSDVVATVNGLLANADGNSLSINTASLDLSLDLVAGTTGTVNFDITGGGALFQLGADVVSNQQARLGIGSVNTASLGGVSGLLYQLGSGQASDLASDPTTAFQIVDQAIDQVTSLRGRLGAFQRTSLETNKNALNDTLTNLTEAESSIRDADFAEETANLTRSQILVQSGTRVLAIANQNPQNVLALLG